A stretch of Faecalibacterium duncaniae DNA encodes these proteins:
- a CDS encoding ABC transporter substrate-binding protein, which yields MRKISRRSFLSAAAVCGAAAALTACGGSSSSTAASSTASSAAASSAAADGQKYTVGICQLVEHAALDAATQGFEDALTAQFGENVTFDFQNAQNDSATCATIANGFVSAGVDLIMANATPALQAAQAATDSIPILGTSVTEYGVALGLTDFDGTVGGNVSGTSDLAPLDQQADMITEWLPEATKVGLLYCSAEANSQYQVDEVQKYLEAKGVTATQYAFSDSNDLASVCQKAADENDAVYVPTDNTCAANTGIIDGICRPAKKPVFAGEEGICSGCGVATLSISYYDLGYTTGEMAAKVLTGEADISTMPVEYTNVTKKYNKTICDDLGMTVPEGYEAIEK from the coding sequence ATGCGTAAAATTTCTCGTCGTTCGTTCCTGTCTGCCGCCGCTGTCTGCGGCGCAGCTGCTGCCCTGACTGCCTGCGGCGGTTCCTCCAGCTCCACGGCTGCTTCTTCCACCGCTTCCTCTGCTGCGGCTTCTTCCGCAGCGGCTGACGGCCAGAAGTATACCGTTGGCATCTGCCAGCTGGTGGAGCACGCCGCTCTGGACGCTGCCACCCAGGGCTTTGAGGATGCCCTGACCGCACAGTTCGGCGAGAATGTCACCTTTGACTTCCAGAACGCCCAGAACGATTCCGCAACCTGCGCCACCATCGCCAACGGCTTTGTTTCCGCAGGCGTTGACCTGATCATGGCAAACGCTACCCCCGCCCTGCAGGCCGCACAGGCTGCCACCGACAGCATCCCCATTCTGGGCACCTCCGTCACCGAGTACGGTGTTGCTCTGGGCCTGACCGATTTCGATGGCACCGTGGGCGGCAATGTCTCCGGCACCTCTGATCTGGCTCCGCTGGATCAGCAGGCGGATATGATCACCGAGTGGCTGCCCGAGGCCACCAAGGTGGGCCTGCTCTACTGCTCTGCCGAGGCAAACAGCCAGTATCAGGTAGACGAGGTCCAGAAGTACCTGGAGGCCAAGGGCGTTACCGCCACCCAGTACGCTTTCTCTGATTCCAACGATCTGGCTTCTGTCTGCCAGAAGGCTGCCGACGAGAACGACGCAGTGTATGTCCCCACCGACAACACCTGCGCCGCCAACACCGGCATCATCGACGGCATCTGCCGCCCGGCCAAGAAGCCCGTGTTCGCCGGTGAGGAGGGCATCTGCTCCGGCTGCGGCGTGGCGACCCTGTCCATCAGCTACTACGATCTGGGCTACACCACCGGTGAGATGGCTGCCAAGGTTCTGACCGGTGAGGCCGATATCTCCACCATGCCCGTTGAGTACACCAATGTGACCAAGAAGTACAACAAGACCATCTGCGATGACCTGGGCATGACCGTTCCCGAGGGTTACGAGGCCATTGAGAAATAA
- a CDS encoding YkgJ family cysteine cluster protein has protein sequence MLKDSQVDLCGRTDFTRTAPLLARDEAFSFACAGCGGCCRGREDIVLSGFDLWRIAARLRLPPRTVARAFCRGSIGRVSRLPVLRLAPLKEEHGNCPFLTGNHCAIHDAEPLVCALYPLAQEITKDGQVSYFLQPTQCGGQVIAARVGDYLTRYDVPAREATDVRWAQVCMELEDTVERLDALFEPVFARRMQEKLWQALYYRYDFAKEYRPQLEENLLWLDGELKKLEGMQMRHSTIEKSDR, from the coding sequence ATGCTCAAGGATTCACAGGTCGATCTCTGCGGCCGCACCGATTTTACCCGCACCGCGCCCCTGCTTGCCCGGGACGAGGCGTTTTCGTTTGCCTGCGCGGGCTGCGGCGGCTGCTGCCGGGGGCGGGAGGATATCGTGCTGTCGGGCTTTGACCTGTGGCGCATTGCGGCCCGCCTGCGCCTGCCGCCCCGCACCGTGGCCCGAGCGTTCTGCCGGGGAAGCATCGGGCGGGTCAGCCGCCTGCCGGTGCTGCGGCTGGCCCCGCTGAAGGAGGAGCACGGCAACTGCCCCTTCCTCACCGGGAACCACTGCGCCATCCACGATGCCGAGCCGCTGGTCTGCGCCCTTTACCCGCTGGCGCAGGAGATCACGAAGGACGGGCAGGTATCCTACTTTTTGCAGCCCACCCAGTGCGGCGGGCAGGTCATTGCGGCAAGAGTGGGGGATTATCTGACCCGTTACGATGTGCCCGCCCGGGAGGCCACCGATGTGCGCTGGGCGCAGGTGTGCATGGAGTTGGAGGATACCGTGGAGCGGCTGGACGCTCTGTTTGAGCCGGTGTTTGCCCGGCGGATGCAGGAAAAGCTGTGGCAGGCGCTGTATTACCGGTACGACTTTGCAAAAGAGTACCGCCCCCAGCTGGAAGAAAATCTGCTCTGGCTGGACGGTGAGCTGAAAAAGCTCGAAGGGATGCAGATGCGGCACAGCACCATCGAAAAAAGTGATAGATAA
- a CDS encoding D-alanyl-D-alanine carboxypeptidase family protein, with protein sequence MKTSPYRRKHRRRAFRRLFWLLVLALATLLLLLWPRRVTLDGLNSPHAILLRADSGEVLAEKDADSTIYPASMTKMMTALLAIEANPDLDTPVTLPEEIFPALQAQNASLAGFQAGETATVRDLLYGAMLPSGAECCEALAREVSGSEEAFAARMNQKAAELGMTGTHFCNPTGLHDPEHVSTVRDMARLTEAALQNETFRKLFTTERYTVPATNCHPQGFTMHSTLLSQLDGTELHRGRILGGKTGYTGEAGLCLASLAEVKGREYILVTAGAGGDHSTAPYHIEDAVTVYRRVSRGS encoded by the coding sequence ATGAAAACTTCACCGTACCGCCGGAAGCACCGGCGCAGAGCCTTCCGGCGGCTGTTCTGGCTGCTGGTGCTGGCGCTGGCAACCCTGCTTCTGCTGTTGTGGCCCCGGCGGGTCACGCTGGATGGGCTGAACAGTCCCCATGCCATTTTACTGCGGGCCGACAGCGGAGAGGTGCTGGCCGAAAAGGATGCCGACAGCACGATCTATCCGGCTTCCATGACCAAGATGATGACGGCGTTGCTGGCCATAGAAGCAAACCCGGACCTCGACACGCCCGTGACCCTGCCCGAGGAGATCTTTCCGGCTCTGCAGGCCCAGAATGCCTCGCTGGCGGGGTTTCAGGCCGGGGAAACGGCCACGGTACGGGATCTGCTGTACGGGGCCATGCTGCCCTCGGGGGCCGAGTGCTGCGAAGCGCTGGCCCGGGAGGTGAGCGGCAGCGAGGAAGCCTTTGCGGCCCGGATGAACCAGAAAGCAGCAGAGCTGGGGATGACCGGCACACATTTCTGCAACCCCACCGGTCTGCACGACCCGGAGCATGTTTCCACTGTGCGGGATATGGCCCGGCTGACAGAAGCAGCCCTGCAGAACGAGACCTTCCGCAAGCTGTTTACCACGGAGCGGTATACCGTTCCGGCCACCAACTGCCACCCGCAGGGGTTCACGATGCACAGCACCCTGCTGAGCCAGCTGGACGGCACAGAGCTGCACCGTGGCCGGATCCTGGGCGGTAAGACCGGTTACACCGGGGAGGCAGGGCTCTGCCTTGCCAGTCTGGCCGAGGTGAAGGGCAGGGAATACATTCTGGTCACGGCCGGGGCAGGGGGAGACCACAGCACCGCGCCCTACCACATCGAGGATGCCGTAACAGTCTACCGCCGTGTGAGCCGGGGGTCCTGA
- the recR gene encoding recombination mediator RecR, with the protein MGYNAAPLEKLIEEFSKFPGIGRKGATRMAYQVLSMSDQDAAALAGAIQNAHTKLHRCRVCQNYTEAELCPICASAKRDRSVICVVETPRDVQAFERTREYHGMYHVLHGLISPMDGIGAEQLTVKELLARLGDGEVKEVIMAMNPTVEGEATAMYLAKLIKPLGIKTTRLAYGLPVGASLEYTDETTLYRALSGRGEL; encoded by the coding sequence ATGGGTTATAATGCAGCCCCGCTGGAAAAGCTGATCGAAGAATTCAGCAAGTTCCCGGGCATTGGGCGGAAGGGTGCGACCCGGATGGCCTATCAGGTACTGAGCATGTCGGATCAGGATGCCGCCGCACTGGCGGGTGCGATCCAGAACGCCCACACCAAGCTCCACCGCTGCCGTGTCTGCCAGAATTATACCGAAGCCGAGCTCTGCCCCATCTGTGCCAGTGCCAAGCGGGACCGCTCTGTCATCTGTGTGGTGGAAACGCCCCGTGATGTGCAGGCGTTTGAGCGCACCCGAGAGTACCATGGAATGTACCATGTGCTCCACGGTCTCATCAGCCCCATGGATGGCATCGGTGCTGAACAGCTGACGGTCAAGGAACTGCTGGCCCGTCTGGGAGATGGTGAAGTGAAGGAAGTGATCATGGCCATGAATCCCACCGTTGAAGGTGAGGCAACGGCCATGTATCTGGCAAAGCTCATCAAGCCCCTGGGCATCAAGACCACCCGTCTGGCCTATGGCCTGCCCGTGGGTGCCAGCCTGGAGTATACCGATGAGACGACCCTGTACCGGGCGCTGTCTGGCCGGGGAGAACTGTGA
- a CDS encoding YbaB/EbfC family nucleoid-associated protein: protein MKARMPAGFGRPDMNSLMRQAQKMQEDMKAKQAELEAAEYTGSASGEMVTVKMNGKHEVLSITIKPEAVDPDDIEMLEDLVAAAVNATVKQVDETAEAEMGKLTGGLNIPGL from the coding sequence ATGAAAGCAAGAATGCCCGCAGGCTTCGGCCGCCCCGATATGAACTCCCTGATGCGTCAGGCCCAGAAGATGCAGGAAGATATGAAGGCCAAGCAGGCAGAGCTGGAAGCTGCTGAGTACACCGGCAGTGCATCCGGTGAGATGGTCACTGTGAAGATGAACGGCAAGCACGAGGTGCTGAGCATCACCATTAAGCCTGAGGCCGTGGACCCCGATGATATCGAGATGCTGGAAGACCTGGTGGCTGCTGCCGTCAATGCAACCGTCAAGCAAGTGGATGAGACTGCCGAGGCCGAAATGGGCAAACTGACCGGCGGCCTGAACATTCCCGGTCTTTGA
- the dnaX gene encoding DNA polymerase III subunit gamma/tau, with protein MYRALYRKWRPQRFEDVVAQRGIVTALRNQIATGRVGHAYLFTGVRGTGKTTCAKIFAKAVNCLHPQNGDPCGECEICRGIDNGSILDVVEMDAASNNGVDDIRDLRDETAYTPSACHYKVYIIDEVHMLSTAAFNALLKTLEEPPAHVIFILATTEIQKVPATILSRCQRYDFTRIGPEDIAQRVEYIAGQEGLELSGEGAELISRLADGAMRDALSILDTCAGVTAKIDADVVRRMAGVTDRSYLFRISDALEAQDAAAALAQLAQLRQQSVDVKRLTEELIAHYRALMLAALPGGQALLSGVSPEEEKLYLEKGPRMGQREAIRAIRALGNALEHMTRGSDQRIELELALFSLSEPPQQVAVQAVPVARPAVPAQEAPRPFASAPVKPFVCAPAASAPVQEPSVEPAPMQQSEPEPAPQPVEPPKAEAAASAEEELPPLPEEPPVTSEAPPPWDEPALAAPPQREAPPAPAQEVPAAQPQPEPKPEYTADPALNKPRKVAAEGINPFPQWAEVIKLLQEQDPMLYTYLKKSKGYFDGTRVLIDGGKTFRDFIRANKESQKLIKKLIAQVSGVAVPIGPYESKTVNRASANAEESLRKLEQLGLEVSIEDSERKKR; from the coding sequence ATGTATCGAGCCCTGTACCGCAAGTGGCGGCCCCAGCGGTTTGAGGACGTGGTGGCCCAGCGCGGCATCGTGACCGCACTGCGCAACCAGATCGCCACAGGCCGTGTGGGCCACGCTTATCTGTTTACCGGCGTGCGCGGCACCGGCAAGACCACCTGTGCCAAGATCTTTGCCAAGGCAGTCAACTGCCTGCATCCCCAGAACGGTGACCCCTGCGGTGAGTGCGAGATCTGCAGGGGAATCGACAACGGCAGCATTCTGGACGTGGTGGAGATGGACGCGGCCTCCAACAACGGCGTAGACGATATCCGTGATCTGCGTGATGAAACAGCCTACACCCCCAGCGCCTGTCATTATAAGGTATATATCATCGACGAGGTGCACATGCTCTCCACGGCAGCGTTCAACGCCCTGCTGAAAACGCTGGAGGAGCCGCCCGCCCACGTCATCTTTATTCTGGCGACCACGGAGATCCAGAAGGTTCCCGCCACCATCCTTTCCCGGTGCCAGCGGTACGATTTTACCCGCATCGGCCCCGAGGATATCGCCCAGCGTGTGGAGTACATTGCCGGGCAGGAGGGACTGGAGCTGTCCGGCGAGGGGGCGGAGCTCATCTCCCGCCTTGCCGATGGTGCCATGCGAGACGCGCTGTCCATTCTGGATACCTGTGCCGGTGTCACGGCAAAGATCGATGCGGACGTTGTCCGCCGGATGGCAGGCGTGACCGACCGGAGCTATCTGTTCCGTATTTCGGATGCGCTGGAAGCGCAGGATGCCGCCGCGGCACTGGCACAGCTGGCTCAACTGCGCCAGCAGTCAGTGGATGTGAAGCGGCTGACCGAGGAGCTCATTGCCCATTACCGTGCGCTGATGCTGGCGGCCCTGCCCGGCGGGCAGGCACTGCTCTCGGGTGTATCCCCGGAAGAGGAAAAGCTCTATCTGGAAAAAGGCCCCCGGATGGGGCAGCGGGAGGCGATCCGGGCCATCCGGGCTCTGGGCAACGCTCTGGAGCACATGACCCGTGGCAGTGACCAGCGGATAGAGCTGGAACTGGCCCTGTTCAGCCTTTCGGAGCCGCCCCAGCAGGTGGCGGTACAGGCTGTGCCCGTCGCCCGGCCTGCGGTCCCTGCACAGGAGGCCCCCAGACCGTTTGCGTCGGCACCGGTCAAGCCTTTTGTATGTGCACCGGCGGCATCGGCTCCCGTGCAGGAACCCTCTGTGGAACCGGCACCGATGCAGCAGTCTGAGCCGGAACCGGCACCTCAGCCCGTGGAACCGCCCAAGGCAGAAGCGGCAGCTTCTGCGGAAGAAGAGCTGCCGCCCCTGCCGGAGGAACCGCCGGTGACTTCGGAGGCTCCGCCCCCCTGGGACGAGCCGGCCCTGGCTGCGCCGCCGCAGAGAGAAGCGCCTCCGGCTCCCGCGCAGGAAGTGCCTGCGGCCCAGCCTCAGCCGGAGCCCAAGCCGGAATATACGGCTGATCCGGCGCTGAACAAGCCCCGCAAGGTGGCGGCAGAGGGAATCAATCCCTTCCCGCAGTGGGCAGAGGTCATCAAGCTCCTGCAGGAGCAGGATCCCATGCTCTACACCTACCTGAAAAAGTCCAAGGGTTACTTTGATGGTACCCGGGTGCTTATCGATGGCGGAAAGACCTTCCGGGATTTTATCCGCGCCAACAAGGAAAGCCAGAAGCTCATCAAAAAGCTGATCGCGCAGGTGTCCGGTGTGGCGGTGCCCATCGGCCCCTATGAATCCAAGACGGTCAATCGCGCTTCGGCCAACGCCGAGGAATCCCTCCGCAAGCTGGAACAGCTGGGGCTGGAGGTGTCGATTGAGGATAGTGAACGCAAAAAACGATAA
- the pta gene encoding phosphate acetyltransferase: MADMFAPLVAQLKANPKTIVFTEGNDPRILEAASKLLAEGVLKVVMVGNEAECKAAAAAGNFDISAAEIIDPENYAGFDEMVNTMVELRKGKQTAEECTAMLKKSNYFGTMLVKMGKADCLLGGATYSTADTIRPALQLVKTKKGAHLVSSCFILDRDFGEEGLKRIAMGDCAVNIDYTDTVDKATGEVKIAASAKLAEVAVETAKTAKLFGIDPKVAVLSFSTKGSGKGGTVALSHDATIKAQEMDPELAVDGELQFDAAVAPEVAQVKCKGSKVAGQANTFIFPCIEAGNIGYKIAQRLGGYAAYGPILQGLNAPINDLSRGCNADEVYKMSLITACQS; this comes from the coding sequence ATGGCTGATATGTTCGCACCGCTGGTAGCACAGCTGAAGGCAAACCCCAAGACGATCGTTTTTACCGAGGGCAATGACCCCCGCATCCTGGAGGCAGCCAGCAAGCTGCTGGCCGAGGGCGTTCTGAAGGTTGTCATGGTGGGCAACGAGGCTGAGTGCAAGGCTGCTGCTGCCGCAGGCAATTTTGATATTTCCGCTGCTGAGATCATTGACCCTGAGAACTACGCAGGTTTCGACGAGATGGTGAACACCATGGTCGAGCTGCGCAAGGGCAAGCAGACCGCTGAAGAGTGCACCGCAATGCTGAAGAAGTCCAACTACTTCGGCACCATGCTGGTCAAGATGGGCAAGGCTGACTGCCTGCTGGGCGGCGCTACTTACTCCACCGCCGATACCATCCGCCCCGCTCTGCAGCTGGTCAAGACCAAGAAGGGCGCACACCTGGTGAGCTCCTGCTTCATTCTGGACCGTGACTTTGGCGAAGAGGGCCTGAAGCGCATTGCCATGGGTGACTGCGCTGTCAACATTGATTACACCGATACCGTTGATAAGGCTACCGGCGAGGTCAAGATCGCTGCTTCCGCAAAGCTGGCTGAGGTGGCCGTTGAGACTGCCAAGACCGCAAAGCTGTTCGGCATCGATCCGAAGGTCGCAGTTCTGAGCTTCTCCACCAAGGGTTCCGGCAAGGGCGGCACCGTTGCTCTGAGCCATGACGCTACCATCAAGGCTCAGGAGATGGACCCCGAGCTGGCTGTGGACGGCGAGCTGCAGTTTGACGCTGCCGTTGCTCCCGAAGTTGCACAGGTCAAGTGCAAGGGCAGCAAGGTCGCTGGCCAGGCCAACACCTTCATCTTCCCCTGCATCGAGGCCGGCAACATCGGCTATAAGATCGCTCAGCGTCTGGGCGGCTACGCTGCCTACGGCCCCATTCTGCAGGGCCTGAACGCACCCATCAACGACCTGTCCCGTGGCTGCAACGCTGACGAGGTCTATAAGATGAGCTTGATCACTGCCTGCCAGTCCTAA
- a CDS encoding uracil-DNA glycosylase: MDWDTLKAECLACRRCELCTDRTHVVFGQGVQTAEVLFVGEGPGQSEDEQGLPFVGRSGQLLDKYLFAIDLDRSKNCYIANIVKCRPPQNRDPLPTESEACMPWLREQFKLLQPKIVVCLGRIASQRMIRTDFSVTKEHGTFVQKNGVWFMGTFHPAALLRQAQNKPAAFADFVALREKIHEVCGHTY, translated from the coding sequence ATGGATTGGGATACATTAAAGGCCGAGTGCCTTGCCTGCCGCAGATGTGAGCTGTGCACTGACCGCACCCATGTGGTGTTCGGGCAGGGTGTCCAGACTGCTGAGGTGCTGTTCGTGGGCGAAGGCCCGGGCCAGAGCGAGGACGAGCAGGGCCTGCCCTTTGTGGGCCGCAGCGGCCAGCTGCTGGACAAATACCTGTTTGCCATCGATCTGGACCGGAGCAAAAACTGCTACATTGCCAACATCGTCAAGTGCCGCCCGCCCCAGAACCGTGACCCGCTGCCCACCGAGAGCGAGGCCTGTATGCCATGGCTCCGGGAACAGTTCAAGCTGCTGCAGCCAAAGATCGTGGTCTGCCTGGGCCGCATCGCCTCCCAGCGGATGATCCGCACCGATTTCTCCGTGACCAAGGAGCACGGCACCTTTGTGCAAAAGAACGGCGTATGGTTTATGGGCACCTTCCACCCCGCTGCCCTGCTCCGGCAGGCGCAGAACAAACCCGCCGCCTTTGCGGATTTTGTGGCCCTGCGGGAGAAGATCCACGAGGTGTGCGGGCACACATATTAA